One stretch of Desulfobacterales bacterium DNA includes these proteins:
- a CDS encoding anaerobic ribonucleoside-triphosphate reductase activating protein gives MNFGGIQKVSLIDYPGKISAVIFVSKCNFRCPYCHNGDLVKGLTKEISEVSILEYLDQSKSFLEAVTISGGEPTLYPDIEFFIEKIKKTGLLIKLDTNGSAPELLSNLKKQGLIDYIAMDFKTLPEYYEKLNAPNTVDANIKKSINIIMEGWNEYEFRTTCIKPFISLEIIKQMGKHIQNAKLWVIQKCHTTRILSPEFFQKEDRLFSNGEIEGFHEEALKFVRNSFIR, from the coding sequence AAAATATCGGCAGTCATTTTTGTTTCGAAATGTAATTTTAGATGTCCTTATTGCCATAATGGTGATTTAGTAAAAGGCTTAACTAAAGAAATTTCAGAAGTCAGTATTCTTGAATACTTAGACCAAAGTAAATCATTTTTAGAAGCAGTTACAATTTCAGGTGGTGAGCCTACTTTATATCCTGATATTGAATTTTTTATTGAAAAGATAAAAAAAACAGGTCTTTTAATTAAGCTTGACACTAATGGAAGCGCACCTGAATTGCTTTCTAATTTGAAAAAACAAGGTTTAATTGACTATATTGCTATGGATTTCAAAACACTTCCCGAATATTATGAAAAACTTAATGCTCCTAATACTGTGGACGCTAATATAAAAAAAAGCATTAATATAATCATGGAAGGATGGAATGAATATGAATTTCGAACTACTTGCATTAAACCTTTTATCTCTTTAGAAATCATAAAACAAATGGGAAAGCATATACAAAACGCAAAATTATGGGTTATCCAAAAATGTCATACCACAAGAATACTTTCTCCAGAGTTTTTTCAAAAAGAAGATAGATTATTTTCAAATGGAGAAATAGAAGGATTTCATGAAGAAGCGTTAAAGTTCGTAAGAAA